The following proteins are co-located in the Silene latifolia isolate original U9 population chromosome 1, ASM4854445v1, whole genome shotgun sequence genome:
- the LOC141596019 gene encoding uncharacterized protein LOC141596019 has product MSDSEINSHSANDSDSSATQEDIQENSRNIGEPSQLNQSPWTFSCHMNSAKYLKFAVEFLSNPELSRRGLGRIDVDDNGFNITVEKPTYYCVVGHQYYIFYVVGHLRLKPARFRCIRPLSGNKFSFAAFSQELAHVQDEAAVYLANLRETHQLAIFSLIEGDENARSFFVDMSSNVARIRKFQDLSVFFTATVPSDDLRLMVQYVLQQQGPQLVSVDIKNNIATVRVGIDYSWTANYPMLRADGSRAMEMVGEESYSTNFHWTDAGIAESLRKAIELDAELVVLLHAEQPNYIILRFNLEDVGYLEFTRDCVAVKSSTHSKQISRS; this is encoded by the exons ATGTCTGATTCTGAGATAAACTCGCATTCTGCCAATGATTCGGACTCCTCTGCCACTCAAGAAGATATCCAAGAAAATTCGAGAAACATTGGCGAACCTTCACAATTGAATCAATCGCCCTGGACTTTTAGTTGCCATATGAATTCCGCTAAGTATCTGAAATTTGCAGTGGAATTTCTGAGTAATCCTGAACTCAGTAGGCGGGGGTTAGGGAGGATCGATGTTGATGATAACGGTTTCAATATCACGGTTGAGAAACCGACCTACTATTGTGTTGTTGGACATCAATACTACATTTTCTACGTTGTTGGACATCTACGCTTGAAACCAGCTAGGTTTCGATGCATCAGGCCCTTGAGCGGGAACAAATTCAGTTTTGCTGCGTTTTCTCAAGAATTAGCCCATGTCCAAGATGAGGCTGCTGTATATCTTGCCAATCTTAGAGAGACTCATCAACTCGCTATCTTTTCTTTAATCG AAGGAGATGAAAATGCTAGAAGTTTTTTTGTTGATATGAGCAGTAACGTTGCTAGAATTCGCAAGTTTCAAGATCTGTCAGTCTTCTTTACAGCTACTGTACCATCTGACGATTTGAGGCTCATGGTTCAATATGTACTCCAGCAACAAGGGCCTCAACTAG TTTCAGTTGACATCAAGAACAACATCGCAACTGTCAGGGTAGGAATCGATTACTCATGGACTGCCAACTATCCCATGCTTAGG GCTGATGGAAGTAGGGCAATGGAAATGGTAGGAGAGGAGAGTTACAGTACAAATTTTCACTGGACTGATGCTGGCATTGCTGAGTCGCTGCGCAAGGCAATTGAGTTGGATGCTGAGTTGGTGGTGCTCCTTCATGCAGAACAACCCAATTATATTATCTTGAGATTCAACCTTGAGGACGTGGGTTACCTGGAGTTCACGAGGGATTGTGTTGCGGTAAAGTCTTCGACTCACTCTAAGCAGATCAGCAGAAGCTAG
- the LOC141595946 gene encoding uncharacterized protein LOC141595946 — protein sequence MSDSEQSSASASSLGEMKDDIPMFSEFPSEENQELEKSVASQENMLNITMSDSEESSASANDSASSKDFSTTQEDIPPSVNTSQALPDMSQSLPERSRFIDLPSESSDEDPPFNLRTLRRMLDDEAAWPARGSFLEVPTDDIPMFSEFPTVENQEMMNQYQLTDDFLSQSSDEYSQEMMLNSTEPSQLNQSPWTFVCHLKSAEYLKFAVEFLSNPELSSQGLGRIDVDDNGFDITVEKSIYYVVGPLPYIYYVVGHLRLNPARFRCTRPLNGKTFSFLGFSQELADVEDEATVYLANRKQTDELNIRALVEGDENTRGIFVDMSSNVAEILKFPDMSLFFTATVPSNDFRQMIQYLLQQQAPQEVSVEITNNTAILRVGIDYSWTATYPMLRADGSRAMEQGESCSISFQWTDAGVAKSLQKASELDAELVVLFHAEQPKFIMLRFSLEGVGYLEFTREYAVGWPL from the exons ATGTCTGATTCTGAGCAAAGCTCGGCTTCTGCATCTTCCCTTGGAGAAATGAAAGACGACATTCCAATGTTTTCCGAGTTTCCGTCTGAAGAAAATCAAGAATTAGAAAAAAGTGTAGCTTCCCAAGAAAACATGCTTAACATTACCATGTCTGATTCTGAGGAAAGCTCGGCTTCTGCCAATGATTCCGCCTCCTCGAAAGACTTCTCCACCACTCAAGAAGATATCCCGCCTTCAGTAAACACGTCCCAAGCTTTACCAGACATGTCTCAGTCACTTCCAGAAAGAAGTAGATTCATTGATCTGCCTTCTGAATCCTCTGACGAAGACCCGCCATTCAATCTCAGAACTCTAAGAAGAATGTTGGACGATGAAGCTGCATGGCCTGCACGTGGATCTTTCCTAGAAGTACCCACAGACGACATTCCTATGTTTTCTGAGTTTCCGACTGTAGAAAATCAAGAAATGATGAATCAATACCAACTAACTGATGATTTCCTTTCTCAATCTTCTGATGAATATTCCCAAGAAATGATGCTTAACAGTACCGAACCTTCACAATTGAATCAATCACCATGGACTTTTGTTTGCCATCTGAAATCTGCTGAGTATCTGAAATTTGCAGTGGAATTTCTGAGTAATCCTGAACTCAGTAGCCAAGGGTTAGGGAGGATCGATGTTGATGATAATGGTTTCGATATCACAGTTGAGAAATCCATCTACTATGTTGTTGGACCTCTACCCTATATTTACTATGTTGTTGGACATCTACGCTTAAATCCAGCTAGGTTTCGATGCACCAGGCCCTTGAACGGGAAGACGTTCAGTTTTCTTGGATTTTCTCAAGAATTGGCTGATGTCGAAGATGAGGCTACTGTTTATCTTGCCAATCGTAAACAGACTGATGAACTCAATATCCGTGCTTTAGTCG AAGGAGATGAAAATACTAGAGGGATTTTTGTTGATATGAGCAGTAACGTTGCTGAAATTCTCAAGTTTCCAGACATGTCGCTCTTCTTTACAGCGACTGTACCCTCTAACGATTTCAGGCAAATGATTCAATATCTACTCCAGCAACAAGCGCCTCAAGAAG TTTCAGTTGAAATCACGAACAACACTGCAATTCTCAGGGTAGGAATCGATTACTCATGGACTGCCACCTATCCAATGCTTAGG GCTGATGGAAGTAGGGCAATGGAACAAGGAGAAAGTTGCAGTATAAGTTTTCAATGGACTGATGCGGGTGTTGCTAAGTCGTTGCAGAAGGCAAGTGAGTTGGATGCTGAGTTGGTGGTGCTGTTTCATGCAGAACAACCCAAGTTTATTATGTTGAGATTCAGCCTCGAGGGTGTGGGGTACCTGGAGTTCACGAGGGAATATGCCGTCGGATGGCCTCTTTGA